One part of the Aspergillus luchuensis IFO 4308 DNA, chromosome 5, nearly complete sequence genome encodes these proteins:
- a CDS encoding nicotinate-nicotinamide nucleotide adenylyltransferase (COG:S;~EggNog:ENOG410PP04;~InterPro:IPR014729,IPR005248;~go_function: GO:0016779 - nucleotidyltransferase activity [Evidence IEA];~go_process: GO:0009435 - NAD biosynthetic process [Evidence IEA]) has product MTSPAFHALREKYAAGLRLFIASTRSLEVLASVPSERHDPTSSTDVLYVLDSSFNPPTLAHSRIATSALLENPHKPSRLLLLLATQNADKPSKPAAFETRLAMMELFARDLLSSLQTNGTIPKAQNLPVIDIGVTKKPYFVDKAAEIERAGIYSSSLEQVHLTGYDTLIRIFNPKYYPPEHTLQPLGPFLSQHRLRVTMRPDSDWGSREEQEAFVTDLAQGAMERVGGKREWADRIKLVEGKKPGAPSVSSTRARESAVANPQDLEWLVPPSVRDVILAENPYTE; this is encoded by the coding sequence ATGACGAGCCCCGCCTTTCATGCCCTACGCGAGAAGTACGCTGCGGGCCTCAGACTCTTCATTGCATCAACCCGCAGTCTGGAGGTTCTGGCCTCTGTCCCCTCCGAGCGCCATGAtcccacctcatccactGACGTCCTGTACGTCCTCGATTCGTCCTTCAACCCGCCAACCCTTGCCCACAGCCGAATTGCGACCTCCGCTCTTCTAGAAAATCCCCACAAGCCCTCCCGTCTCTTATTGCTCCTCGCGACACAGAATGCCGACAAGCCCTCCAAGCCGGCGGCGTTCGAGACCCGTCTGGCCATGATGGAGCTCTTCGCTCGAGACCTTCTCTCGTCATTACAAACAAACGGGACTATTCCCAAGGCCCAAAATCTTCCCGTGATCGACATTGGAGTCACCAAGAAACCATACTTTGTGGACAAAGCCGCGGAGATTGAACGCGCAGGTATATACTCCTCGTCACTGGAGCAGGTACATCTGACGGGGTACGATACGTTGATCCGCATTTTCAACCCGAAATACTACCCACCAGAGCATACTCTCCAGCCGTTGGGACCGTTTCTCTCCCAGCATCGGCTGCGAGTGACCATGCGCCCGGATAGTGACTGGGGCAGTagagaggagcaggaagcaTTTGTGACCGACTTGGCGCAGGGTGCCATGGAGAGGGTGGGCGGGAAACGAGAATGGGCTGATCGCATCAAGCTTGTCGAGGGCAAAAAGCCTGGTGCGCCCTCCGTAAGCTCGACAAGAGCCCGAGAATCTGCTGTGGCCAATCCTCAAGACCTGGAGTGGCTGGTTCCTCCCAGTGTCCGGGACGTCATCTTGGCAGAAAATCCATACACGGAGTAA
- a CDS encoding uncharacterized protein (COG:S;~EggNog:ENOG410PXGM;~TransMembrane:3 (i46-63o69-85i105-124o)): MSGSKSPIEETEKSLVQKARAWGENSFPPTLLATLITAQYMRPFQALPMLFPPVLIFTSYANIQGFKTDTAGISAAWSGLYLLLAGRRKQPFMKKWGARGIVRGATMGLCLVNMVSGGLAYTLGKREEEEE, translated from the exons ATGTCCGGTTCAAAATCCCCGATAGAAGAGACCGAAAAGTCTCTCGTGCAGAAAGCCAGAGCATGGGGAG AGAACTCATTCCCACCCACCCTGCTCGCCACTCTCATTACCGCACAATACATGCGACCATTCCAGGCCCTTCCTATGCTTTTCCCTCCCGTCCTTATATTCACCAGCTATGCCAACATCCAAGGCTTCAAAACCGATACAGCTGGTATCAGCGCAGCGTGGTCCGGGCTGTACCTGTTGCTCGCGGGTCGTCGGAAGCAGCCGTTCATGAAGAAATGGGGCGCGAGGGGAATTGTCCGCGGTGCGACAATGGGTCTGTGCTTGGTTAATATGGTTAGCGGTGGGTTGGCGTATACCCTGGGCaagcgggaggaggaagaggaataa
- a CDS encoding J domain-containing protein (COG:O;~EggNog:ENOG410PIVI;~InterPro:IPR001623,IPR036869,IPR015399,IPR018253;~PFAM:PF00226,PF09320;~TransMembrane:1 (o219-238i)): MPSATASGVDNGGSAKSREHNQGNQDRKYTPEQKAAVLRIRKCSATAYYEILSLEKSASDGEIKKAYRKLSLMTHPDKNGYEGADEAFKLVSRAFQVLSDPEKKAKYDRFGGDPDSRFTPSAGPSGASPFSGFGGGGFPRSAGAGGPMFEEEISPEELFQRFFSGGFGNMGGGFSPFGGPQFVFNMGGGPGIRVHQFGGGRPRRRPREANARTEPTPSLWATFQQLLPLILLFVLPWISSKFSGPSTPAGPSYRFDAAVPPHTMHRTTPKLNVDYYVNPGDVEDYSSRKFRQLDQRVEVDYVTKLRYECEAEQHRRDRMLQDAQGWFFPDVDKIKEARAMELKSCRRLDSLKGRY; the protein is encoded by the exons ATGCCGTCCGCCACCGCGTCCGGGGTAGACAATGGAGGCTCTGCCAAATCCCGCGAGCACAACCAGGGGAACCAGGATCGGAAATACACACCAGAGCAGAAGGCGGCGGTCCTGAGGATACGGAAATGTTCGGCGACGGCGTACTACGAGATCCTGTCGTTGGAGAAGAGCGCCTCCGACGgcgagatcaagaaggcgtATCGCAAACTGAGTCTGATGACACACCCTGATAAGAACGGGTATGAGGGAGCGGATGAGGCGTTCAAGT TGGTTTCGCGCGCCTTTCAGGTCTTGTCGGACccggagaagaaagccaagTATGATAGGTTTGGAGGCGATCCGGACAGCAGGTTCACCCCGAGTGCTGGTCCCTCGGGCGCTTCGCCTTTCAGcggttttggtggtggtggattcccCCGGTCTGCGGGTGCTGGGGGTCCGATgttcgaggaggagatcTCGCCGGAAGAGCTGTTCCAGCGGTTCTTTAGCGGTGGGTTTGGCAAtatgggtggtggtttcaGTCCTTTTG GTGGACCTCAATTTGTTTTCAACATGGGCGGCGGTCCTGGTATCCGGGTTCATCAGTTTGGAGGCGGTCGCCCCCGGAGAAGACCCCGTGAGGCCAATGCTCGTACCGAACCTACACCCTCTTTGTGGGCTACcttccagcagcttctccctctcattctcctcttcgTGCTTCCGTGGATCTCGTCCAAATTCTCCGGGCCGTCAACTCCTGCAGGTCCTTCGTACCGTTTTGACGCTGCTGTGCCTCCCCACACGATGCATCGCACGACACCCAAGTTGAATGTGGACTATTATGTGAATCCCGGGGATGTAGAAGACTACAGCTCGCGGAAATTCCGGCAACTGGACCAACGGGTGGAAGTGGACTACGTTACGAAACTACGGTACGAATGCGAAGCCGAACAACACAGGCGTGATCGCATGCTCCAGGATGCCCAAGGCTGGTTCTTCCCAGACGTAGACAAGATCAAGGAAGCGAGAGCGATGGAGCTCAAGAGTTGTCGGCGGCTAGACTCCCTGAAGGGGAGGTACTGA
- a CDS encoding ubiquitin-ubiquitin ligase UFD2 (BUSCO:EOG09260NWN;~COG:O;~EggNog:ENOG410PGAX;~InterPro:IPR019474,IPR013083,IPR003613;~PFAM:PF10408,PF04564;~go_component: GO:0000151 - ubiquitin ligase complex [Evidence IEA];~go_function: GO:0004842 - ubiquitin-protein transferase activity [Evidence IEA];~go_function: GO:0034450 - ubiquitin-ubiquitin ligase activity [Evidence IEA];~go_process: GO:0006511 - ubiquitin-dependent protein catabolic process [Evidence IEA];~go_process: GO:0016567 - protein ubiquitination [Evidence IEA]), protein MSESQSEADKIRSKRLAKLGNPTPSAQNEGAADSASSRPASPAPSTPISRYPDRIQTQSSSRPGSAPGSSAPSPQLQPQQSEWKRIKITPAASASSVPDRSQTVTPVSGTPPPPKAEESIEAFQDRTLSAVFKLSLNESRQKDIHGQRLTYLPGLKSELEDQGREVRVDVTVLDQALLEAASNAPRQKPLDYLLPCWRRISRLHKGFRRNRDDDPKFSAICEARRICLSYCIFAITMPEMFGLEPAEKSPLKPYLLLDPEDDKGVDFEFIGEAVKRFDEDESLKPAFITAVEEMSQELAAMTINDDYKPYMTALRNLVRHAVIAAAITESDMFNASRDPALFEKSTLLGPWFRLSPLQSSVTMTYFSSPKTRDQSYILNAQRSIRMMQHMISSDLLDVMNHMIRASKDARDRVLDWFAASLNINHKRRAMQVDPNTVSSDGFMFNLTTCLDQLCEPFMDASFTKIDRVDANYLHRNPRVDMRDETKINADQHASDAFYSKKAEGTSNFITEIFFLTVAAHHYGSESLTSKLEQLEKDLRHMESTINKFELERHRWVNNPMQLRVFEEALKKYKDKLDLGLALKYSLQGVLFDDQWQARSMLFMRYVIVWLLRVVSGTNFPKEEIKLPLPVQQPEVFKCLPEYFLDDIVSNFKFIMWCMPQIITATQGDELVMLCITFLESSGYIKNPYLKAGLVSILFRGTWPRPGGARGVLVDLLNSMPFANEYLLHSMMKFYIEAEHTGTHTQFFDKFNIRFEIFQIIKCIWPNTLYRNKLYNQSKQNLDFFVRFVNLLLNDVTFVLDESFGAFITIHKTQTELRLNGASMDPTVRQQKEEHLASAQRNAKSYMQLTNETVAMLKLFTDALADSFTMPEIVQRLADMLDYNLDAMVGPKSASLRVDNLQEYGFNPRALLSEIVDVYLNLMGKENFIIAVARDGRSYKPANFEKAADILRKWSLKSPEEFKRWEQLQKKVKAAKEADDQAEEDLGEVPDDFLDPLMYTLMEDPVILPGSRVSIDRATIRSHLLSDPHDPFNRAPLKMEDVIPDTELKAKIESFKSERLAERRRVLEPMDTTN, encoded by the exons ATGTCAGAGAGCCAGTCTGAAGCGGATAAG ATCCGCAGCAAGCGCTTGGCCAAGTTGGGCAACCCAACGCCATCGGCGCAGAATGAAGGCGCCGCGGATTCAGCATCGAGCAGGCCTGCCTCCCCTGCCCCGTCTACACCAATCTCACGATACCCGGACAGGATCCAGACACAATCCTCGTCGAGACCGGGCAGCGCGCCCGGTTCATCAGCCCCCTCACCACAACTCCAGCCCCAACAGTCCGAATGGAAGCGGATCAAGATCACACCTGCAGCCTCTGCCAGTTCGGTCCCGGACCGCTCACAGACCGTAACGCCGGTGTCCggcacaccaccaccccccaaagCGGAAGAGAGTATCGAGGCATTTCAGGATCGGACATTGAGCGCTGTCTTCAAGCTGTCGTTGAATGAGTCTCGGCAGAAGGATATTCACGGACAACGATTGACGTATTTGCCGGGTCTGAAGAGTGAGCTTGAGGATCAAGGTCGAGAGGTTCGCGTGGATGTGACGGTCCTGGACCAGGCCCTTCTGGAAGCGGCCTCCAATGCTCCGCGTCAGAAGCCCTTGGATTATCTACTACCGTGCTGGAGGCGGATTTCTAGGTTGCACAAGGGCTTCCGCCGCAATCGCGATGATGATCCGAAATTCAGTGCTATCTGCGAGGCGCGCCGCATATGCCTGAGTTATTGTATATTTGCCATTACGATGCCGGAGATGTTTGG GCTCGAGCCGGCGGAGAAGTCGCCGCTAAAGCCATATCTCCTCTTGGATCCTGAGGACGACAAGGGCGTGGACTTTGAGTTCATTGGCGAGGCTGTCAAGAGgttcgacgaggatgagagcCTCAAGCCGGCTTTCATCACGgccgtggaggagatgagcCAGGAGCTTGCTGCTATGACCATCAATGATGACTACAAGCCATATATGACA GCTCTTCGAAACCTCGTCCGCCATGCGGTCATTGCAGCTGCTATTACCGAGTCGGATATGTTTAACGCATCCCGGGATCCGGCTTTGTTCGAGAAGAGCACTCTCTTGGGGCCATGGTTTCGCTTGTCGCCGCTGCAGAGCAGTGTGACCATGACTTACTTCTCCAGCCCTAAGACGAGAGATCAGTCCTACATTCTGAACGCGCAGCGGTCGATCCGCATGATGCAGCACATGATCAGCTCCGATCTCCTCGATGTCATGAACCATATGATTCGGGCGTCGAAAGATGCCAGGGACAGGGTTCTAGACTGGTTCGCGGCCTCCCTGAACATCAACCACAAGCGACGTGCAATGCAGGTGGACCCCAACACGGTGTCATCCGACGGGTTCATGTTCAACCTGACTACCTGCTTGGACCAACTTTGCGAGCCGTTCATGGATGCAAGCTTCACCAAG ATTGACCGAGTCGATGCTAATTATCTGCATCGTAATCCCCGCGTTGATATGAGAGATGAAACCAAGATCAATGCCGATCAGCATGCGTCGGATGCCTTTTACTCCAAAAAGGCAGAGGGCACTTCCAACTTTATCACTgagatcttctttctcacCGTCGCTGCGCATCACTATGGTAGTGAGTCCTTAACCTCCAAGCTGGAGCAGCTTGAGAAGGACCTCCGACACATGGAGTCTACCATCAATAAGTTTGAGCTGGAACGGCACCGGTGGGTCAACAACCCGATGCAGCTTCGGGTCTTCGAGGAGGCTCTGAAGAAGTACAAGGATAAGCTGGACCTCGGCCTAGCCTTGAAGTATAGTCTACAGGGTGTCTTGTTTGACGACCAGTGGCAAGCCCGGTCGATGCTGTTCATGCGGTACGTGATCGTGTGGCTGCTGAGAGTTGTCTCGGGCACGAACTTTcccaaggaggagatcaagcTCCCTCTGCCGGTGCAGCAGCCGGAGGTTTTCAAATGCCTTCCAGAGTATTTCCTGGACGACATCGTCAGCAACTTCAAGTTCATCATGTGGTGCATGCCACAAATCATCACTGCCACGCAAGGAGACGAGCTGGTCATGCTGTGCATCACCTTCTTGGAGAGCTCGGGCTATATCAAGAACCCGTACCTAAAGGCAGGACTTGTGTCTATTCTTTTCCGAGGCACGTGGCCACGCCCTGGTGGCGCTCGCGGAGTCCTGGTGGATCTGCTCAACTCGATGCCGTTTGCCAACGAGTACCTTCTCCactcgatgatgaagttCTACATTGAGGCAGAGCACACGGGCACGCACACGCAATTCTTTGACAAGTTCAATATTCGATTCGAAATCTTCCAGATCATCAAGTGCATCTGGCCAAATACGCTCTACCGCAACAAGCTCTACAACCAGTCCAAGCAGAACCTGGACTTTTTCGTTCGCTTTGTCAATCTGTTGCTAAACGACGTGACGTTCGTGCTGGACGAGTCCTTCGGAGCATTCATCACCATTCACAAGACACAGACGGAGCTGCGCCTCAACGGTGCCTCAATGGACCCGACTGTGCGTCAGCAGAAAGAGGAGCACCTCGCCTCGGCACAGCGCAACGCCAAGTCGTATATGCAGCTGACCAACGAGACGGTGGCTATGCTCAAGCTCTTTACAGATGCATTGGCAGACTCGTTCACGATGCCTGAAATCGTGCAGCGACTGGCAGACATGCTGGACTATAACCTGGATGCGATGGTGGGACCCAAGAGCGCCAGTCTACGGGTGGACAATCTGCAGGAGTACGGCTTTAACCCGAGGGCGCTGCTGAGCGAGATTGTGGATGTGTATTTGAACCTGATGGGCAAGGAGAACTTCATTATCGCAGTCGCACGCGATGGACGGTCATACAAGCCGGCGAACTTTGAGAAGGCAGCAGATATTCTACGGAAATGGTCGCTCAAGTCGCCAGAGGAGTTTAAGCGGTGGGAGCAATTACAAAAGAAGGTGAAGGCGGCCAAGGAGGCCGATGATCAGGCTGAGGAGGATCTGGGCGAGGTGCCGGATGATTTCTTAG ATCCCCTGATGTACACATTGATGGAAGACCCGGTCATTCTACCAGGATCCCGGGTGTCTATTGACCGAGCAACGATCCGGTCGCATCTGCTCAGCGATCCCCATGATCCGTTCAACCGGGCACCGCTAAAGATGGAAGACGTAATACCCG ATACCGAGCTTAAGGCCAAGATTGAGTCATTCAAGTCCGAGAGACTGGCTGAGCGGAGGCGCGTGTTGGAGCCGATGGATACGACGAACTGA
- a CDS encoding 3-oxo-5-alpha-steroid 4-dehydrogenase family protein (COG:I;~EggNog:ENOG410PMEG;~InterPro:IPR001104,IPR039357;~TransMembrane:5 (o24-45i66-84o104-123i135-159o188-207i);~go_function: GO:0016627 - oxidoreductase activity, acting on the CH-CH group of donors [Evidence IEA];~go_process: GO:0006629 - lipid metabolic process [Evidence IEA]): MGSALSILSHLPPWEHLIHPTPEIYTHFLNIFQYFPLVSLVQWLTSYHPAGKTSLKSSPLNLPGRWAWCIMEIVSPMTLLYLLYTLPKHYPDLTLSPSLSTLPTGNKFLAFLFTLHYTNRAIISPFFAAPSISPIHVVIASSAVAFNWFNAVCLAGWLVGYPVPYSTSSSYSYSYASGGDGESTVRTWLAPLGLALFLGGMAGNISAERTLFRLRREEAHRKKPSPSPPSITSSSSTKDATKAGGKKKGGNIYSKIYTIPPPTGLFTSILYPHYVAEWVEWLGFAILAAGIVTTPAVKVGGSGGAAAAAAGNGPFQLAPWLIPFAKIADWMGVPMPLPAVVFLVNAVSNMLPHARWGRKWYVEKFGEGRVKGRGAVVPFFSWL, encoded by the exons atgggctccgccctctccatcctcagcCACCTTCCCCCCTGGGagcacctcatccacccaaccccaGAAATCTACACTCATTTCCTCAACATCTTCCAATACTTCCCACTC GTATCCCTCGTCCAATGGCTAACCTCCTACCACCCAGCGGGCAAAACCTCTCTAAAATCCTCCCCCCTAAACCTCCCCGGCCGCTGGGCCTGGTGCATCATGGAGATAGTGTCCCCCATGACCCTTCTCTACCTATTGTACACTCTACCCAAACACTACCCAGACCTaaccctctccccatcattgTCTACACTCCCCACGGGCAACAAATTCCTcgctttcctcttcaccctccacTACACCAACCGCGCCATCATCTCCCCGTTCTTCGCGGCGCCCAGCATCTCCCCTATTCATGTGGTAATTGCCTCCTCCGCGGTAGCGTTTAATTGGTTCAATGCCGTTTGTTTGGCCGGGTGGTTGGTCGGGTATCCTGTTCCTTAttccacctcttcttcttattcttattcttatgcttctggtggtgatggtgaaagTACAGTAAGAACCTGGCTCGCTCCACTAGGCCTAGCCCTCTTCCTGGGAGGAATGGCAGGGAATATCTCTGCCGAGCGGACGTTGTTCAGGTtacggagggaggaggcgcATCGGAAGAAGccatctccttcccctccttctataacatcatcatcatctaccaaAGATGCTACCAAGGCCGGAGGCAAGAAAAAAGGAGGGAATATCTACTCCAAAATATACACCATCCCGCCCCCCACCGGCCTATTCACATCAATTCTCTATCCGCATTACGTAGCGGAGTGGGTTGAATGGCTTGGGTTTGCGATTTTGGCTGCGGGGATTGTCACCACACCTGCGGTTAAAgttggtggtagtggtggtgctgctgctgctgctgctggaaatGGTCCCTTCCAGCTGGCGCCGTGGCTCATCCCTTTTGCGAAAATAGCTGACTGGATGGGCGTGCCGATGCCGTTGCCTGCGGTGGTGTTTCTGGTTAATGCGGTGTCGAATATGTTGCCGCATGCGAggtgggggaggaagtggtATGTTGAGAagtttggggaggggagggttaAGGGACGGGGGGCGGTGGTGCCTTTTTTCAGCTGGTTGtga
- the MET6 gene encoding 5-methyltetrahydropteroyltriglutamate--homocysteine S-methyltransferase (COG:E;~EggNog:ENOG410PHAS;~InterPro:IPR002629,IPR013215,IPR038071,IPR006276;~PFAM:PF01717,PF08267;~go_function: GO:0003871 - 5-methyltetrahydropteroyltriglutamate-homocysteine S-methyltransferase activity [Evidence IEA];~go_function: GO:0008270 - zinc ion binding [Evidence IEA];~go_process: GO:0008652 - cellular amino acid biosynthetic process [Evidence IEA];~go_process: GO:0009086 - methionine biosynthetic process [Evidence IEA]): MVQSSVLGFPRMGKLRDLKKATEAYWGDKISRDELLAEGKRLRLEHWKLQKDAGVDVIPSNDFAFYDQVLDHIQLFGVIPERYSKYNLHPLDEYFAMGRGLQKPAKDGQAAIDVPSLEMVKWFDSNYHYVKPTLQDNQTFKLAEQPKPVVQFLEAKEAGVVTRPVILGPVSFLTLAKADRGQSVDPITKIEELLPVYVELLQKLKEAGAEEVQIDEPVLVFDLPAKSKAAFKPAYEKLGALGAQAPRLVLATYFGDIVHNLDVFPALQSLHGIHIDLVRNPEQLDAVVAALGPKQILSAGVVDGRNIWKTNFKAAIEKVELAIQKLGKERVVVATSSSLLHVPHTLESEKTLDPEVRDWFSFAVQKLDEVVVIAKAVTEGPAAVREQLEVNAKSVQARASSKRTNDPKVKERQAAVTEEQHNRQSPFSTRIAEQSKSINLPLFPTTTIGSFPQTKEIRIQRNKFTKGEITAQEYEKFIEKEIEEVVKIQEELDLDVLVHGEPERNDMVQYFGERLTGYVFTTHAWVQSYGSRCVRPPIIVGDISRPAPMTVKESKYAVSISKKPMKGMLTGPITCLRWSFPRDDVHQSVQAQQLALALRDEVVDLETAGVKVIQVDEPALREGLPLRAGKEREEYLKWAVRAFRLATSGVTDGTQIHSHFCYSEFQDFFHAIAALDADVLSIENSKSDAKLLKVFIDEAYPRHIGPGVYDIHSPRVPSEQEIKDRVEEMLQYLRPEQLWINPDCGLKTRQWPETKAALTNMVNAAKFFRQKHGN; encoded by the exons ATGGTTCAATC CTCCGTCTTGGGTTTCCCTCGTATGGGAAAGCTCCGTGACCTCAAGAAGGCCACTGAGGCTTACTGGGGTGACAAGATCTCTCGTGATGAGCTCTTGGCTGAGGGAAAGAGACTCCGTCTGGAGCACTGGAAGCTCCAGAAGgatgctggtgttgatgtgaTCCCCAGCAACGACTTTGCTTTCTACGATCAGGTCCTCGACCACATCCAGCTCTTCGGT GTCATCCCCGAGCGCTACAGCAAGTAcaacctccacccccttgACGAGTACTTTGCCATGGGTCGTGGTCTTCAGAAGCCCGCCAAGGATGGTCAGGCCGCCATTGATGTCCCCAGTCTGGAGATGGTCAAGTGGTTTGACTCCAACTACCACTACGTCAAGCCTACCCTCCAGGACAACCAGACCTTCAAGCTGGCTGAGCAGCCCAAGCCTGTCGTTCAGTTCctcgaggccaaggaggctGGCGTTGTCACTCGCCCCGTCATCCTGGGTCCTGTCTCTTTCCTGACCCTCGCCAAGGCTGACCGTGGTCAGTCCGTGGACCCCATCACCAAGATTGAGGAGCTCCTCCCCGTCTACGTTGAGCTGctccagaagctcaaggaggCTGGTGCTGAGGAGGTTCAGATCGATGAGCCTGTCCTCGTCTTCGACCTCCCCGCCAAGTCCAAGGCTGCTTTCAAGCCCGCCTACGAGAAGCTCGGTGCCCTTGGTGCCCAGGCTCCCCGTCTGGTCCTTGCCACCTACTTCGGTGACATTGTCCACAACCTTGATGTCTTCCCTGCCCTCCAGAGCCTCCACGGTATCCACATTGACCTCGTCCGCAACCCTGAGCAGCTCGacgctgttgttgctgcccTTGGCCCTAAGCAGATTCTGTctgctggtgttgttgatggtcgtAACATCTGGAAGACCAACTTCAAGGCTGCCATCGAGAAGGTCGAGCTGGCCATCCAGAAGCTCGGCAAGGAGCGCGTTGTTGTTGCCACCTCCAGCTCCCTCCTCCACGTTCCCCACACTCTCGAGAGCGAGAAGACCCTGGACCCCGAGGTCCGCGACTGGTTCAGCTTTGCTGTGCAGAAGCTTGACGAAGTTGTCGTGATCGCCAAGGCCGTCACCGAGGGCCCCGCTGCTGTCCGTGAGCAGCTCGAGGTTAACGCCAAGTCTGTCCAGGCTCGTGCTTCCTCCAAGCGCACCAACGACcccaaggtcaaggagcGCCAGGCTGCCGTCACTGAGGAGCAGCACAACCGCCAGTCTCCTTTCTCCACTCGTATTGCCGAGCAGAGCAAGTCCAtcaacctccctctcttccctaccaccaccatcggaTCCTTCCCCCAGACCAAGGAGATCCGTATCCAGCGCAACAAGTTCACCAAGGGTGAGATCACTGCCCAGGAGTACGAGAAGTTcatcgagaaggagatcgaggAGGTCGTCAAGATCCAGGAGGAGCTCGACCTGGACGTTCTCGTCCACGGTGAGCCCGAGCGTAACGACATGGTCCAGTACTTCGGTGAGCGTCTCACTGGTTACGTTTTCACCACCCACGCCTGGGTTCAGTCTTACGGCTCCCGTTGCGTGCGCCCCCCGATCATTGTCGGTGACATCTCTCGTCCCGCTCCCATGACCGTCAAGGAGTCTAAGTACGCTGTCTCGATCTCCAAGAAGCCCATGAAGGGTATGCTTACCGGCCCCATCACTTGCTTGCGCTGGTCTTTCCCTCGTGACGATGTCCACCAGTCCGTCCAGGCTCAGCagctcgctctcgctctgcGTGACGAGGTTGTTGACCTCGAGACTGCCGGCGTCAAGGTCATCCAGGTCGACGAGCCTGCTCTTCGTGAGGGTCTCCCCCTCCGTGCTGGCAAGGAGCGTGAGGAGTACCTCAAGTGGGCCGTCCGTGCCTTCCGTCTGGCCACCTCTGGTGTCACCGACGGTACTCAGATCCACTCTCACTTCTGTTACTCTGAGTTCCAGGACTTCTTCCACGCCATCGCTGCGCTGGATGCCGATGTTCTGAGCATTGAGAACAGCAAGTCGGATGCCAAGCTGCTCAAGGTCTTCATCGACGAGGCCTACCCCCGTCACATTGGACCTGGTGTCTACGACATCCACTCTCCCCGTGTTCCCAGCGAGCAGGAGATCAAGGACCGCGTCGAGGAGATGCTTCAGTACCTCCGCCCTGAGCAGCTTTGGATCAACCCCGACTGTGGTCTGAAGACCCGCCAGTGGCCCGAGACCAAGGCTGCCCTGACCAACATGGTCAACGCTGCCAAGTTCTTCCGTCAGAAGCACGGAAACTAA